From the Bombus huntii isolate Logan2020A chromosome 4, iyBomHunt1.1, whole genome shotgun sequence genome, the window TTATAAAATGCTATgtaatgataattaaataattatgcaACTTTAAGTGATGCATTTCTTTGCAAAATAAGCACTATAACGAATAGCAATTACTCCAACAAGAATAACAAAGCAAAAATTCTGAATAATATGCCTGAAATGTGTTAGATATCCCATTCATTATAACATCATACATCTAAAgttatagaaataatattactattaaaataaattatttacaaaatgaaTATCTGAAAAAGGTATTAAATAAAGTAATCACAACTTACCTGATTTCGAACAATTGTTTGTCCAGTCAATActtatatatgttataacagaTAATGATTAATTACACTTATAGAAGTGTATCAAAGTGTAAAAGACGACGACATGAATATTACATATTCACCATTATATAcagaattaaaatttcaattacgaTTTCAAAATTAACTGACTTTTTTAGTGATTTGGGTAGAAACATTCGAAGCAAGGAAAAGGGAATATACATACACCGACGAGTGAAGTACGACGGCGCGAGCGCAAAGTCCGATGTTCCATTGATCACTTACTGTTATAGCTTAACTATAAACATATGGGCCTAGTAAGTTATTCAGAATGAAGATGTACGACGCATAAAACGTCGCTATTATATGCCTTATTATTGATGCAGATTCAATAAAGCGTAAACATTTTAACGAACGAAAATTGCTCCCAGGAACGACACACACGATCTACAGTTACTCAGCATTGGaacatttataaaaacttttacgaatatattacgtgtgttatataaaacattttaaaatttcatttgcacTATACAGAGTGTAAATGACTATCatgattatatttataaaatttgagacaaatctgaaaatatacaaacaaaaaatatttgcctttattattttccaataaagCATCTTTTTACCAGGtcctatatttcattttcatagtattaaattttcatggtcatataaaaatactattgaatgatatgaaatttaatatcgtaatacctaattaattagtatataaagctataataaatacagtgatgtacaaatattttctgcAGCATCTGTATAGGTATAGGAATTATAATAGGTATATTTAgtataagtatatatttcaCAAAGATCacacaaatatttaaataatccattatattatgtattaatatCCAATCAAGtttcattatattaataaaccCAAATATTCAATACAACCACTTTTAACACTCATTATATGTatcatatgtacatatgtatgtttAAGGTAGCTATTCATGCTATAATTTTAGTCTTTTACTAAATATACATATGCCTGCAATAAATATCTCGTATAGCTTCCATATACATTTTAAGATTAATTCCAAATCTGATTAATATAATCAGGATAGTCGCATTTCATTACAGTGCtaatgtttcaaaatattttatataacatatataatataaactttaaatttttctatagtAAGTGTTCAAGTACTTTCATGAACCACTGTATTCGTAGAGTAACGAAACAATTAAGTACGTTAATACGATCTCCAATTGAATTCATTATTCAATCAATAAAATCATTATTCaatgaatgaaatatataataggaCTAAATAATCGCACGAAAATCatacgataaatattttcttgtcGTGTATGatataaatcaataaaattttaaaaataatgcttTTATGGATAGAAATTGTGAAtagtttgcaataaatatatacatacacgtatCATCGATATCGTCCGAAAAAAATAGTGAAAGAAACATCTTGCTCGGTGTTGTGAATAGATTGATTGTGTCAATTGTTTGTCAGAAACTTATATGAAGAATTTTTTTGCAAATTATTTACCGGAATTTATTGATGCCCATGCGTATCTTCACATATTACGTTGCACAAGTAAAAATGTGCAATATAGAAACtgattttgtataaaatatgatataattgTGTAAGGTGTGAATTATAACTGAAATATCTAAAGAACACACTTAAATCTAATTCGTCTTCAAAACAACACTAAGCGCAATCTAAAAGAAACGCTATCtatatattcttttacatTAAACAAACCGGACAGCGGCTATCATTACGTCATATAACTGAGTCATAATAAATAAGAACCTTTTATCCGTATGTATAGaagataatttaataaattgaatgAATTATTTCAGAGATATATTTCTTGTGTACcttactttatttatattcaattCTTTATATGTAATcactatattatttatatttattatatttcattatatttattagcattatttttatatatcactttaatatattattaatatatatattatcattatattatttagtttatttatttataataaagataATGTTGTTGGAAATTagacataataaaaaaaactagttttttatattttgtttaacaTTAAAAGTACCAATGACTAAGATATAAAACTTGTACTAAAGGAATCAAAATGAAAGGTGcatgaaaaaatatacaatgcAAGAGAAATAAGCTTCTACCcatatcttttattaaaaaatcattcaAATATCTAAAAGTGCATTAATacaaattgataaaatttctatgaaaaaatacaaattttgaaCATTCGAGCAGTTCTAGTTTTAGTATGTATCTCTATCTCTATCCAAAGAACCGAGTAAGCAgagttaaataaaattactagGGAAAATAGGCTCGGGGATTCACGATTCTGAGGTATAAAATAGGAAACTAGTTTTACGAACATAACCCTTATATGAGAAAACCACAGGAAgatgtaatattaatataaatcaCGGATGATATAAATTAAGCAAATATATCTATTTCATTTAAACAAATGTATCAAACAGCTCAATctaaacattttctgtagtaaTATAGTTATCCCTTTATATCATAATTCGTTCGCAATTAAAAGCCAATACTTATAGTCCATCCATAATCTCTTCGTGATTGCTGCGGTTGCAATCACGTTGTCTTGTCTCGTTGAATCATAAACATAGGAATATGTCCATGCGCTAGACAGACTATAGTGTAGTGTAACGTGACTAGTTATGTTTATTTTTCTGACTCGATTAACTGACACACCATGATCATATAAACAAGTATCGACACTTGTTAGGGGAAACCGTCCGAAAATTGAGTTGTGAAAGATCAAAATGGAAGACAACGAAGTTCTCGTTCTGCGAGACAGACACAAATGAATAGTGTCTTTATCTCTGTATGAATATGCATAGCATGTCAGGCATGCGCAAAACGGAAACCTTCTTTTCGTCCATGTTAATTTTTTCACTATTCAATTTCCAGTTTTCCCTTGGCTTCGGCAGGCTTCGGTATTTGAGTATCGACGTCGAGACATGTTTATATGATCGTGCAGTTGGAGTACAGATCGCAGTCACTTGTGAATTGGACAGAATATAGtttcgatttatttataaaatattctagaAAGACTTATTATAAGTTACAGTACTTTAATTTTGAAGGAATATGAGTCGTCATCCAAATACAGATTACCAAAAAAATTGTGAGCCTCAAGTAGAATTGGAAAGTCAATTTATTTTGCGTTTACCACCAGTGAgttcattttaatatttaatctcaGTCATTTAAAATAGTAAAGcgaataatatgaaattttgtataactataacaaatgttttaatttttttaaggAACCGGCGCGAGTTTTACGAGAAACACTACGGAATGGATTGTCTTTAAAAGATAGATTAAGTATAAAACTGGAAAATGATATGCGTTATGGTGAGGCTAGATTCGATCATTGGCTTCTTCATGGGAAGGTAAAATTGCAATaggttttcttttatttatatataaatataataatacgaaAAAGTAATAAAGGAAACTCTAAAGGAAATTCTAACTCTAGGTTGTTGATTTACCAACGATTGTAGAATCTTTAAAAACTATTGATAACAAGAGTTTCTATAAAACTGCTGATATATGTCAGGTAAAGTTATTTGTAATCAGTTTTATATTGTTCacttatataatttttatttctatcataattcattatattttaatgttcaTAGATGTtaatttgcaaagaagaagatgATCATACTACCACGGATGAAGAGTCTCCAGTTaggcaaaagaaaaaagatccTAATAAAGTAGATAAAAAATTTCTGTGGCCACATGGTATAACTCCACCTACTAAAAATGTAAGACGTAGAAGATTTAGAAAAACCTTGAAGAAGAAATATGTGGAAGCTCcagaaattgaaaaagaagttAAACGTTTGTTAAGAGTGGATAATGATGCAGTTAATGTTAAGTGGGAGGTGATATGTGAAGATGAAGATCAATCAAAACCGAGCAAAGTGTCGTCATCTGGTACAGTGAAAACTAAGAGAGAAAGTATCAATGGCAATACATCTCAAAGTTTTGATGTTGGTAAGTTGGTAGGATATAAGCAGAAATACAACAATTATGatataagataaataaaatattattgtttataTTGTATAGCGGAACATGATATATTTGGCGAACCTGTAAGTGATAGTGAGGAAGATGATGAGGAAgcaaatataaatgtaatggAATTGGATGAGAATAGTCGACTTTCTGCAGACAGTAGAGTATCAGACTCTAATTCTATGCAAGCTGCATATTCAGAGAGGCCTAACAATATTGAAGCAAATAATAGACTTTGCACAGTATTCAGCAAAGAAATGTTCCAAAGTGACAATAATATGGAAACAGACGTAGAAAAAACAGAGGATACATCTATATCAAAAGTACCTAAAGTTGAACAATTCCATTCAGAATATATCATTTCAGATAATTTTTCAGAATTACCTTGTGTTTCAGCATTAAAAGGTATTGTTATATTTACGTAtgtattaaatttgtattacaAATGTGTATATGAACAAacaatttgtttttaaatattgtagaTTCATTGCAAACACGTCTGGCGACTTTACACGCCGAATTAGCTGAACTGCGTCAAAGAAGGCAACAACAAGAGCTTGCAATAGCCAACattgaaaatgttaaattGAGGCAAAGACTTCAAGAAATATTGGATAATTTATTAACGCAAGAAATGCAAAAGGTTCAAGAGGTGCGCAATACTATTATTCAATTAGTacttttaatgtattatttctatattatatattatataattattatgttTCAGATTCAAGACTTAGAGTAAGGATAATgttgatatacatataattagaataaattaaatattataatcaaAATATCCATTTACATTTGTGAAGTTCCTTGCAATAAAAGGCCAAATCTATCTATTGTATTTCGTtactttccattttcttttaattaataaaaatctaatatatgtatatacacaatatgtaattatttgtatacaattatacttttttttattttacacgtCTTGAACATGTACAtaaaatgtatacaaaatatagagtgttaaataaaatacaaattgttTTCATTGTTTTCTATAAATAACCAAATATGCGTATCGTGtgcaaaatgaaattataatgtaatgtttaaaatataatatttagaaaacataatttatttaaaattctcgAAAGTTATTTGTTATGCAACATGCAATTATTCGATACAGACAACCAATTGTTAAATTCCAACTCACACTGTACGACACACAACCATAAAATGCACCAATGAAAGTTCAGCTTGGGTATTCGTCAGTACTCGACTGAGACATTAGAGATACGACAAGACGAGTGTAATGGCTGACACGTATTGGATGTAAATATATGCACGtccttattttttatacagTGTTAAATTCTACTTTATCGCGAAGGTTATTCGCATTATACTTATTTTGCTAAAGCGACTAAGGTATGTAAGggttttatcattttttccTTCACGATCGTTATTTGTTTGATGTACTTTTTTTGTCTTCATTTGACGCTAATATTAATGGACTATGAGCAAGCTGTTGAACTGTCAGTTGTTAAACAGTCATTATTTTGTTCGATAATTGTTTGATCATTGTACGTTAAATTTTTTTCATCATATTCCATTTGtactttttctttaatttgtaCTATTCTctgtaaaaattattctatacatcgaatataaatattcttctacatattcatttaatctatcatttttaatattatatttttcaagatgTACCTAATTCTAGTATTTGTGTAAAATCTATTCGACAATTAAAATGCTGAAAAAAAGAATGACAGAAAGAGGTTTGATAAACATATACATAGCAACAACAGAGGCACATTCCACGTGtcatttgtataaataaaatcacaCGCTGAAATGCGCCGAGTTTCATACAGTGTTTTGTCAACATATGCAAGAAATttgaattagaaattttaataaccatAACCACCATAATATTACCCATTAAATCTTGTAACAAGAATTTTACTTTGaacattttctatatttttgcatattatgtgcattttgtacattttaacATCTTTAAATTTACCATAAGTACATACTAATTCGCAGTCtagttattaataaaataaaccacgtttttcttctcttgaaatttttcttaatatattAATCGTTTTTCCGTTTGTCGATAATGAGAGAATAAGATTGGGACATCAAAATtcgaagatataaataaatggataaATGGATGTAAAATGCCTTAAAATAAATCTCGCAGAAATGTATTGAGTACAAacataaatttgttttatttttatatttattataaaaacgGAGAAAACGGCGCTATTATATGTAATAATCTAATATTAATCTAATATTACGATAACTTAAtgataattttcatacaacaatgattgtaatatttttacattttctttctttacttatttcatttgtAAACTGTAGCATTATCGTGGGACGAAATTACATTGAATAATTCCACCTTATAAGCGACATAGTATAAGATACGATTTCACGCGCGCGATTTAGAGtatttcctttcgtttctGATAATCGCCATCTAAATGAGTTCATTTACAACGGTTATtcagatatatatacatatattatgaTATAAACACAATGCAAAACACaaaaactaaataataatgttacATAGAATTGATATAGAATGGCTCATGAAAGTGTTTGAATATTTACCATAGAACATTTTCATGGTACCTATATCGTATgtgtataaaacattttgagaATTTCTTGGCCgtttaataaaatacgacaATCGTAATTATGTTGGTAAATTTTGAAACCaataggaaaatatatatataagttactatatatatatatatatatatagtatttattgcaaacatatatttagtacaaaattaatatacgGCATGAATAGCCaacatacattatatatattatattgtaatacatggacatattataatatatgttaaAGATAGTCTTGCTGAATATGTGGATTTATTGGTAATTATGGATTGGTGGTGAGTTTCGTAATATACGTATTGTGTTATTAACTGGCCTGTTATTTTGTTAATTGACCGCTATTATCCCTACCATTCCTTaagtttcaattttttatatttttatagttcCAGTTTTGTAAGtagtgtttttttttttgttttattaattgATCATAGGTCGAAATCTTATTTAGTCAATTATCAGGATAGATATTTATATCTCTAACACTCAGAATATCTCTCCTTTTCATTAAGTGGAAGTAAGGTGCGAATACTTTACATGTTTCTGTAGGATAATACACCCACGCAATAAGTTCCTAGTGTGGTAATTATGCAGTTTAgtgactttgaatttttattattttctttccttttacaaTATAAgaacaaattttagaaatttaatgTCTTTACAATGTTAAAATGTTCAAAATCTGCCAAAGAAATtagtttaaatttatttatatatgttttataaaaagaaagtatTTTCATCATTTAAAAGATTATTGACTTATACTTATTATAGCTTAACCCAATCTACGTGGAATAAGTCTTGGGTGTATTATTATAGGA encodes:
- the LOC126865149 gene encoding transcription initiation factor TFIID subunit 7; this encodes MSRHPNTDYQKNCEPQVELESQFILRLPPEPARVLRETLRNGLSLKDRLSIKLENDMRYGEARFDHWLLHGKVVDLPTIVESLKTIDNKSFYKTADICQMLICKEEDDHTTTDEESPVRQKKKDPNKVDKKFLWPHGITPPTKNVRRRRFRKTLKKKYVEAPEIEKEVKRLLRVDNDAVNVKWEVICEDEDQSKPSKVSSSGTVKTKRESINGNTSQSFDVAEHDIFGEPVSDSEEDDEEANINVMELDENSRLSADSRVSDSNSMQAAYSERPNNIEANNRLCTVFSKEMFQSDNNMETDVEKTEDTSISKVPKVEQFHSEYIISDNFSELPCVSALKDSLQTRLATLHAELAELRQRRQQQELAIANIENVKLRQRLQEILDNLLTQEMQKVQEIQDLE